In a genomic window of Phacochoerus africanus isolate WHEZ1 chromosome 6, ROS_Pafr_v1, whole genome shotgun sequence:
- the WDR97 gene encoding WD repeat-containing protein 97 isoform X2 has protein sequence MESVESGPLPPAPDLCGVDVYDVPDPGLLTEKNEPSFSEPVPQRFTSSSEWQSMTVCSRARQLWLLLRASLQSFVEKAKRAELRAARLTHGLEPLRRLAVAAGLCSVAQDPVGRRFVVLDGAGLLHLHREDGLAQEKLPAPITLTGLVAVLGPLGAVGRFVGWGPAGLAILRSDLSLLWLSKPGLFRAPGHEPICCLPVPNPGLLLVAAAGGILALWKFRSGGRCLVPQGSPLQLPASPPGALVRLALGPQPPCHLPCCFAACGSAVLTCDLHTWALIDVRRDLHKTTVSDLAYCSELEAMVTASRDSTVKVWEADWQIRMVFVGHSGPVTAVAVLPNTSLVLSASQDGTLRTWDLQAAAQVGEVALSCWDRSVPPESVSRLLAPAGPGWPLLSLRASSVELWCLRELYSPLAQLSAPVLHLQVVPVLPTLAPPAPQLPVRLVCACADGSVSLVSALTGRVVNALLLEPEDRAAAVAYCLQREVLWLLTRTGHLLCANSARCPMQVLHRLRPPLPPTPRPCCLHLYSHLTDPRSAFASWEIVCQHKGDLCHRDMAWTWKDKNRWVPQPARAGRGDRATQQARVARRYLPVVGHTDGTLSVLELRSSKTVFRTEAHSPGPVTAIASTWNSVVSSGGDLTVKMWRVFPYAEESLGLLRTFSCCHPAVALCALGSRVTVGFEDPDSATYGLVQYGLGNSPRCDHRPQDDPTDHITGLCCCPALKLYACSSLDCTIRIWTAENRLLRAPAAPASARFSHLCPLRSPQPSLLPPLPCCCLCLLLQGARLDSCPEHLSRLLQLNGAPQALTFCSNSGDLVLALGSRLCLVSHRLYLPTSYLVKKLCQETPDEVHGPPLTNKESLASAQPQRLANLHGVAGLSMASSFIHRQTATPQQPVLEEVGWVLPLACPLPPAPCLCPCPGHSPSVPGAGLGHPWLSGQHTARLKEEWAHPRPPPQDLQALIARDHDLQQLGLGLVGPAARPPPSWQQRQEAFDNYLRLIYGPDLLVSEGFPQPLPLPWASGTAHLPHPPCQGTCSGRESQRWSTTTVTVERDTRDACALPGPSQAGVCAEAPTVPTVLPPQDLGTQGRRFARPPRVTLPIPPTHRRVHSRASQLLARSSLSSDLGLSLDLQLQSEPLLGEKPVAPDPPSYLQHRIPLLPKRRPQALLSNLGGFYPATIQPDKDSRRPIHFPGCVPNSVVLQQMWQPGQVGHSRDDLGLRQGGWRHHAKWQQNLLQWLGDAEEQGELVLDLASDSLSPHGQPSDQLLESREQEAEVGRQGAVAGPQELLGEEGSAAVATPLPHQSSRFLLRKPSGSPDTTIRKESYFCRPQYRHRRSLWGERYGHLPRFLHFLIGQNWFKKLFPIFTLEAYPEVGTVEGLASLFLDLLEEASWADRGHILHALLRLLPDVSQDLCSRLQGVLLCLLNRDQPPSLEVSPESRAPPGSGLRHQAELPPTPQDPTQKQFVMLALQLLLACSLDAREVVLELSAYFLYSPAPCRPEIQKLMDGLGLQDPQGFLFQEMTTWVRAPDLGSKAALRERCRQKLEEMMQPLQVRAGSAGGAPARRASRRRLPRLSPWAEERAEPGEASRLLAPALALPPGLSPTPQLPVCHRRESGGVVSGWRGGSTSPASLRGGGGRGRFHPGQDTPSPGSLPQTEAWQPSVAKLSEMLPKIALPPPKGAPPPMSMLSGTTAHVSVTPSVHSGTPSSISWTPARVVSPGELDSAAPEAQAQQMRPQRSSGRSRRALSETLVHFRPFPEVHPWSSAPAALLDEPLPLEQTDWSRSKMLDLGPIDALNFFCEQQRARQQGVLQGEFERPRRPPRLHPRGPNTVVPQPRDRRHYPILRLQEAQVQRPPVKVRGHVLSRLWEDHTLDSPARMLKLPLPRVEPQPFPRDWPRPSRPLPPGLLQPALQRYFLLDGAHPDSYS, from the exons ATGGAGTCGGTGGAAAGCGgccccctgcctccagccccggACCTGTGTGGTGTTGACGTCTATGACGTCCCGGACCCGGGGCTGCTCACGGAAAAGAACG AGCCATCGTTTTCAGAGCCAGTCCCCCAGCGTTTTACCAGCAGCTCAGAGTGGCAGAGCATGACTGTGTGCAGCCGTGCCCGCCAGCTGTGGCTGCTTCTGCGTGCAAGCCTCCAGAGCTTCGTGGAAAAG GCAAAGAGAGCTGAGCTGCGCGCGGCGCGCCTGACGCACGGGCTGGAGCCACTGCGCCGCCTGGCGGTGGCAGCCGGGCTGTGTTCAGTGGCGCAGGACCCGGTGGGTAGACGCTTCGTGGTGCTGGACGGCGCAGGCCTCCTACACCTGCACAGAGAGGACGGCTTGGCACAGGAGAAGTTGCCGGCTCCCATCACACTTACAGGGCTGGTGGCAGTGCTGGGCCCGCTGGGTGCCGTGGGCCGCTTTGTGGGCTGGGGCCCAGCGGGTCTGGCTATACTAAGGTCTGACCTCAGCTTACTGTGGCTGAGTAAGCCAGGGCTGTTCAGAGCACCTGGCCACGAGCCCATCTGCTGCCTGCCGGTGCCCAATCCCGGGCTGCTGCTGGTGGCAGCGGCAGGCGGCATCCTGGCCCTCTGGAAGTTCCGTTCAGGGGGTCGCTGCCTGGTTCCACAGGGGTCgcctctgcagctgccagcaagcCCCCCAGGAGCGCTCGTGCGCCTGGCTCTGGGGCCTCAGCCCCCCTGTCACCTCCCATGCTGCTTTGCAGCCTGCGGCTCTGCTGTGCTCACCTGCGATCTGCACACCTGGGCTCTCATAGATGTGCGACGGGACTTGCACAAAAC CACCGTCTCGGACCTGGCGTACTGCAGTGAGCTCGAGGCCATGGTGACAGCGTCCCGGGACAGCACAGTGAAGGTGTGGGAGGCAGACTGGCAGATCCGGATGGTGTTCGTGGGCCACTCAG GCCCggtgactgctgtggctgtgctcccGAACACGTCCCTGGTGCTGTCGGCTTCGCAGGACGGGACGCTTCGCACGTGGGACCTGCAGGCAGCGGCGCAGGTGGGAGAGGTGGCACTGAGCTGCTGGGACCGGAGCGTGCCGCCCGAGAGCGTGAGCCGCCTGCTGGCCCCTGCCGGCCCGGGCTGGCCCTTGCTCTCCTTGCGCGCCAGCAGCGTGGAGTTGTGGTGCCTGCGTGAGCTCTACTCGCCCTTGGCACAGCTGTCGGCGccagtgctgcacctgcaggtgGTGCCCGTGCTGCCCACGCTGGCGCCCCCGGCCCCTCAGCTGCCGGTGCGCCTTGTGTGCGCATGCGCCGACGGCTCAGTTTCCCTGGTCTCGGCCTTGACCGGACGCGTGGTGAACGCGCTTCTGCTCGAGCCCGAAGACCGCGCGGCCGCTGTGGCCTATTGCCTGCAGCGAGAGGTGCTGTGGCTGCTGACGCGCACCGGGCACCTGCTGTGCGCCAATTCTGCGCGCTGCCCCATGCAGGTGCTGCACCGCCTGCGCCCACCGctgccccccactcccaggcCCTGCTGCCTGCACCTCTACAGCCACCTCACAGACCCCAGGAGCGCGTTTGCCAGCTGGGAGATCGTGTGCCAGCACAAGggcgacctgtgccacagagaCATGGCCTGGACCTGGAAGGATAAGAACCGGTGGGTGCCACAGCCAGCGAGGGCTGGGCGAGGCGACAGGGCCACGCAACAGGCTCGTGTTGCCCGCAGGTACCTGCCTGTGGTGGGGCATACGGATGGCACCCTGTCGGTACTCGAGCTGCGCTCCTCCAAGACTGTTTTCCGAACGGAGGCTCACAGCCCAGGCCCCGTCACCGCCATCGCGTCCACCTGGAACAGCGTCGTGTCCTCGG GGGGAGACCTGACTGTGAAGATGTGGCGCGTCTTCCCCTACGCCGAAGAGAGCCTGGGTCTGCTGCGCACCTTCTCCTGCTGCCACCCGGCCGTGGCGCTCTGTGCCCTGGGGTCGCGCGTCACCGTGGGCTTTGAGGACCCAGACAGCGCCACCTACGGCTTGGTGCAGTATGGCCTGGGCAACAGTCCGCGCTGTGATCACCGGCCCCAGGATGACCCCACCGACCACATCACCG GCCTGTGCTGCTGTCCCGCCCTCAAGCTGTACGCCTGCTCCAGCCTGGACTGTACCATCCGCATCTGGACAGCGGAGAACCGCCTGCTGAG AGCCCCAGCGGCTCCCGCCTCTGCCAGGttctcccacctctgccccctccggagcccccagccctcacttctcccacctctgccctgctgctgcctctgtCTCCTACTCCAAGGTGCAAGGCTGGACTCTTGCCCTGAACACCTCTCCAGGCTCCTGCAGCTGAATGGTGCCCCTCAGGCCCTGACCTTCTGCAGCAACAGTGGGGACCTGGTGCTGGCACTGGGCTCCCGCCTCTGCCTGGTGTCACACAGGCTCTACCTGCCCACGTCTTACCTGGTTAAG AAGCTGTGCCAGGAGACGCCTGATGAGGTGCATGGCCCTCCACTGACCAACAAGGAGTCACTGGCATCAGCCCAGCCGCAGAGGCTTGCCAACCTGCATGGGGTGGCCGGCCTCAG CATGGCCTCGTCTTTCATCCATCGCCAGACGGCAACACCTCAGCAGCCTGTgttggaggaggtggggtgggtcCTGCCCCtagcctgccccctgccccctgccccctgcctctgcccctgcccaggcCACTCTCCATCAGTCCCTGGGGCAGGCCTGGGACACCCGTGGCTGTCTGGGCAGCACACAGCAAGGCTCAAGGAGGAATGGGCtcacccccgacccccaccccaggacttgCAGGCCCTCATCGCCCGGGACCACGACCTTCAGCAGCTAGGACTGGGGCTGGTGGGCCCGGCAGCCCGGCCCCCACCCTCCTGGCAGCAGCGCCAGGAGGCCTTTGATAACTACCTTCGTCTGATCTATGGCCCTGACCTGCTGGTGAGTGAGggcttcccccagcccctccctttgCCCTGGGCCTCTGGCACTGCCCATCTGCCCCACCCTCCCTGCCAGGGCACGTGCTCTGGACGAGAGTCCCAGCGATGGAGCACCACGACTGTCACGGTGGAGAGAGACACGCGGGATGCATGTGCCCTGCCTGGTCCCTCGCAGGCTGGCGTCTGCGCCGAAGCCCCAACAGTGCCGACAGTCCTGCCACCCCAGGACCTGGGCACCCAGGGCCGGCGCTTTGCCCGCCCTCCCCGAGTCACCTTGcccatcccccccacccaccgGAGGGTGCACAGCAGAGCATCCCAG CTGCTGGCCCGCTCCTCCCTGAGCTCCGACCTGGGCCTCAGtctggacctgcagctgcagtcGGAGCCGCTCCTCGGGGAGAAGCCTGTGGCCCCGGACCCACCATCCTACCTGCAGCACAGG ATCCCCCTGCTGCCGAAGAGGCGGCCCCAGGCGCTTCTCTCCAACCTCGGGGGCTTCTATCCTGCCACCATTCAGCCCGACAAG GACTCGAGGCGGCCCATCCACTTCCCTGGCTGTGTGCCCAACTCTGTGGTGCTGCAGCAGATGTGGCAACCCGGGCAG GTAGGACACAGCCGAGACGACCTGGGGCTGCGCCAGGGCGGCTGGCGGCACCACGCCAAGTGGCAGCAGAACCTGCTCCAGTGGCTGGGGGATGCAGAGGAGCAAGGAGAGCTGGTTCTGGACTTGGCCTCAGATTCTCTGAGCCCCCACGGGCAGCCTTCAGACCAGCTGCTGGAGTCCAGGGAGCAGGAGGCTGAAGTGGGCCGCCAGGGCGCTGTGGCCGGGCCTCAGGAGCTGCTTGGAGAGGAAGggtctgcagctgtggccacGCCCCTGCCCCATCAGAGCTCCAGGTTTTTGCTCCGGAAGCCCAGCGGCTCCCCAGACACCACCATCAGGAAAGAGAGCTATTTCTGCCGCCCCCAGTACCGCCACAGGCGCTCGCTCTGGGGAGAGCGCTATGGGCATCTGCCGAGGTTCCTGCATTTTCTCATCGGCCAGAACTGGTTCAAAAAGCTCTTCCCCATCTTCACTCTGGAG GCGTACCCTGAGGTGGGCACGGTGGAGGGCCTGGCCTCGCTGTTCTTGGACCTGCTGGAGGAGGCCTCCTGGGCAGACCGCGGGCACATCCTCCACGCGCTGCTGAGGCTGCTGCCTGACGTCAGCCAGGACCTCTGCAGCCGGCTGCAGGGCGTCCTCCTGTGCTTGCTCAACCGGGACCAGCCCCCCAGCCTCGAGGTGAGCCCGGAATCCCGCGCCCCACCCGGCTCGGGCCTCAGGCACCAAGCagagctcccccccacccctcaggacCCAACGCAGAAGCAGTTTGTGATGCTGGCGCTGCAGCTGCTCCTGGCCTGCTCCCTGGATGCGCGCGAGGTGGTGCTGGAGCTCTCGGCCTACTTCCTGTACTCGCCAGCGCCCTGCCG GCCGGAGATCCAGAAGCTGATGGACGGACTAGGCCTCCAGGACCCTCAGGGCTTCCTGTTCCAGGAGATGACGACCTGGGTCCGGGCTCCAGACCTCGGCTCCAAGGCCGCACTGCGCGAGCGCTGCCGCCAGAAGCTGGAGGAAATGATGCAGCCGTTGCAGGTCAGGGCGGGCAGCGCTGGGGGGGCGCCTGCCCGCAGAGCCTCTCGCCGCCGTCTCCCCAGGCTCTCCCCCTGGGCAGAGGAGCGAGCTGAGCCGGGCGAGGCCAGCAGGCTCCTCGCCCCGGCTCTGGCTCTGCCTCCCGggctctctcccaccccccagcTTCCTGTGTGCCACCGGAGGGAGTCTGGGGGGGTGGTCTCAGGCTGGCGAGGGGGCAGCACCTCTCCAGCCtccctgcggggggggggggggcggggccgcTTCCACCCGGGCcaggacaccccctcccccggctCCCTCCCGCAGACGGAAGCCTGGCAGCCGTCTGTAGCCAAGTTGTCCGAGATGCTGCCCAAGATAGCGCTTCCCCCTCCCAAGGGGGCCCCGCCACCCATGTCGATGCTCTCTGGGACAACTGCTCATGTATCTGTGACCCCCTCCGTCCACTCTGGGACACCCTCAAGCATCTCCTGGACGCCCGCACGGGTGGTCTCGCCTGGGGAGCTGGACTCGGCCGCGCCGGAGGCCCAGGCGCAGCAGATGCGCCCACAGAGGAGCTCGGGGCGGAGCAGACGTGCGCTGTCGGAGACACTGGTGCACTTCCGCCCCTTTCCTGAGGTCCACCCATGGTCCTCGGCCCCGGCCGCCCTGCTTGATGAGCCACTGCCCCTGGAGCAGACGGACTGGTCGCGGTCCAAAATGCTGGACCTGGGGCCCATCGACGCCCTCAACTTCTTCTGCGAGCAGCAGCGGGCTCGGCAGCAGGGCGTCCTGCAGGGGGAGTTTGAGCGCCCACGACGCCCCCCACGCCTGCACCCACGGGGCCCCAACACGGTGGTGCCACAGCCGCGGGATCGCCG GCACTACCCTATCCTCCGGCTTCAGGAGGCCCAAGTCCAGAGGCCTCCGGTGAAAGTGAGGG GCCACGTGCTGTCCCGGCTCTGGGAGGACCACACCCTGGACAGCCCCGCGAGGATGCTGAAGCTGCCCCTGCCCCGGGTGGAGCCGCAGCCTTTTCCCCGAGACTGGCCCAGGCCCTCCCGTCCGCTGCCCCCGGGGCTCCTGCAGCCTGCCCTGCAGCGCTACTTCCTGTTAGATGGCGCGCACCCCGACAGCTACAGCTGA